From a region of the Microterricola gilva genome:
- a CDS encoding RraA family protein encodes MTTSTDTELFATIRAQLYTAVVGDILDTLGRTHQFLPPEIRPLRPEMKLVGRAMPSVTSEVHGPQKKPFGFLTEALDQLEPGEVYITPRIVQPVALWGEILTATSQQRGAVGAVVDGYYRDTAQVLERDFPVFGWGTYAQDSSVRTVVSDYRVPVRVGGVLVTPGDLIIGDIDGVLVVPQEVEAEVIEAALAKASTENVVCKAIDAGMSATEAFATYGVL; translated from the coding sequence ATGACCACCAGCACCGACACTGAACTCTTCGCGACCATCCGCGCCCAGCTCTACACCGCCGTCGTCGGTGACATCCTCGACACCCTCGGCCGCACGCACCAGTTCCTGCCGCCGGAGATCCGCCCGCTGCGCCCGGAGATGAAGCTCGTCGGCCGCGCCATGCCCTCCGTCACCTCCGAGGTGCACGGCCCGCAGAAGAAGCCATTCGGCTTCCTGACGGAGGCGCTCGACCAGCTCGAGCCCGGTGAGGTCTACATCACGCCGCGCATCGTGCAGCCGGTCGCGCTCTGGGGCGAGATCCTCACCGCCACCTCGCAGCAGCGCGGCGCGGTCGGCGCGGTCGTCGACGGCTACTACCGCGACACCGCCCAGGTGCTTGAGCGCGACTTCCCGGTGTTCGGCTGGGGAACGTACGCCCAGGACTCCTCCGTGCGCACCGTCGTCTCAGACTACCGCGTGCCGGTCCGGGTGGGCGGAGTGCTGGTCACCCCCGGTGACCTGATCATCGGCGACATCGACGGCGTCCTCGTCGTGCCTCAGGAGGTCGAGGCCGAGGTGATCGAGGCCGCTCTGGCAAAGGCATCGACGGAGAACGTGGTGTGCAAGGCGATCGACGCCGGCATGAGTGCGACAGAGGCCTTCGCCACCTACGGCGTACTGTGA
- a CDS encoding ABC transporter permease — protein sequence MTTATATAQRSSFGDVLTRIKNWQSLGLLIVLIVFYIVLSISSPIFFTLSNQLAILQNAAFFGIVAFAMTLVIVSGEIDISVGSMAALSSSLLGVFVVNQGVPFPLAVVFVMVIAVGIGAFTGVMRAYFGVPTFISTLAMFLALRGLAQLLTNNFPLPIPSADFFYWGSGKVFGIIPVAAIYFVIAAVVVGIIAQKTVFGRSIYAVGGNAKASTLSGIPVRRVKIVVMMMSAFAASIAGLLQSAQLSSGNSTIAVGLEFDAIAASIIGGTVLSGGKGTIVGTVIGVVFIAALLNGMVLLGVNPYAQQVVRGAVVLIAVLVNVWRTRRAPIS from the coding sequence ATGACAACAGCAACAGCCACCGCCCAACGGAGCTCCTTCGGAGACGTGCTGACCCGGATCAAGAACTGGCAGAGCCTCGGCCTGCTGATCGTGCTGATCGTGTTCTACATCGTGCTCTCCATCTCCTCGCCGATCTTCTTCACGCTCAGCAACCAGCTCGCGATCCTGCAGAACGCCGCGTTCTTCGGAATCGTCGCATTCGCGATGACGCTCGTGATCGTCTCGGGCGAGATCGACATCTCGGTCGGATCCATGGCCGCCCTGTCCTCATCGCTGCTCGGCGTCTTCGTCGTCAACCAGGGTGTGCCCTTCCCGCTCGCCGTGGTGTTCGTCATGGTGATCGCCGTCGGCATCGGTGCATTCACCGGCGTGATGCGGGCCTACTTTGGGGTGCCGACATTCATCTCGACGCTGGCGATGTTCCTGGCCCTCCGCGGCCTGGCGCAGCTGCTCACGAACAACTTCCCCCTCCCCATCCCCAGCGCGGACTTCTTCTACTGGGGCAGCGGCAAGGTGTTCGGCATCATCCCCGTCGCGGCCATCTACTTCGTGATCGCGGCCGTCGTCGTCGGCATCATCGCCCAGAAGACCGTGTTCGGCCGGTCCATCTACGCGGTCGGCGGCAACGCCAAGGCCTCCACCCTCTCCGGCATCCCTGTGCGCCGCGTCAAGATCGTCGTCATGATGATGTCCGCGTTCGCGGCATCCATCGCCGGCCTTCTGCAGAGCGCCCAGCTCTCCTCCGGCAACAGCACGATCGCCGTCGGCCTCGAGTTCGACGCCATCGCCGCCAGCATCATCGGTGGCACCGTGCTCTCCGGCGGCAAGGGCACCATCGTCGGAACCGTGATCGGCGTCGTGTTCATCGCCGCGCTGCTCAACGGCATGGTCCTGCTCGGCGTCAATCCCTACGCACAGCAGGTCGTGCGTGGAGCGGTCGTGCTCATCGCCGTTCTCGTCAATGTCTGGCGCACCCGCCGCGCTCCCATCAGCTGA
- a CDS encoding mannonate dehydratase: MLQLSEFLPPRPESSWKLIRQAGVDNVVGVLNGAEQDQRMFASVGSAGWKPDDRDEVPWSVAALKHNMEIYEKWGFTLIATEDTAPMDKIRLGLDGRDEQIDQFIEQIRSLGHLGIPTMAYNWMAITTWGRTDTRLVDRGGAFVTGYNQKIAQAGPALAPEGEISREQMWDALDYFLKAVVPEAEKAGVRLAMHPDDPPQQIDRGVPRIMSSVASYRRLLEMAPSDYNGITFCQGNFALMSEVIDGEVAIPELIREFGTAKIPFVHFRDVKGTVEDFRETFHDNGQTDMAECLRAYHDIGFEGAMRPDHVPTLEGETNDRPGYEMLGRLFAIGYIRGLEHAAYGHPSAR, from the coding sequence ATGCTTCAACTCAGTGAGTTCCTCCCCCCACGGCCGGAGTCGTCGTGGAAGCTCATCCGGCAGGCCGGCGTCGACAACGTCGTCGGTGTTCTGAACGGCGCGGAACAGGACCAGCGCATGTTCGCCTCGGTCGGCAGCGCCGGCTGGAAGCCGGACGATCGCGACGAGGTGCCGTGGAGCGTCGCGGCGCTCAAGCACAACATGGAGATCTACGAGAAGTGGGGCTTCACGCTCATCGCCACCGAGGACACGGCGCCGATGGACAAGATCCGCCTCGGCCTCGACGGCCGCGACGAGCAGATCGACCAGTTCATCGAGCAGATCCGCTCGCTCGGGCACCTCGGCATCCCCACCATGGCCTACAACTGGATGGCGATCACCACGTGGGGTCGCACCGACACCCGCCTGGTCGACCGCGGCGGCGCCTTCGTCACCGGCTACAACCAGAAGATCGCCCAGGCCGGCCCCGCACTGGCCCCGGAGGGCGAGATCTCCCGCGAGCAGATGTGGGATGCGCTCGACTACTTCCTCAAGGCCGTCGTGCCGGAGGCCGAGAAGGCCGGCGTGCGCCTCGCGATGCACCCGGACGACCCGCCCCAGCAGATCGACCGTGGCGTTCCCCGCATCATGAGCTCGGTCGCCAGCTACCGCCGCCTGCTCGAGATGGCGCCATCCGACTACAACGGCATCACCTTCTGCCAGGGCAACTTCGCCCTGATGTCCGAGGTCATCGACGGCGAGGTCGCGATTCCAGAGCTGATCCGCGAGTTCGGCACGGCGAAGATTCCCTTCGTGCACTTCCGCGATGTCAAGGGCACGGTCGAGGACTTCCGCGAGACCTTCCACGACAACGGGCAGACCGACATGGCCGAGTGCCTCAGGGCCTACCACGACATCGGCTTCGAGGGTGCGATGCGCCCGGACCACGTGCCGACGCTCGAGGGTGAGACCAACGACCGTCCAGGCTACGAGATGCTCGGCCGCCTGTTCGCGATCGGCTACATCCGCGGGCTCGAGCACGCCGCCTACGGGCACCCCTCGGCGCGCTGA
- the eno gene encoding phosphopyruvate hydratase yields the protein MSGMITAVHGRRVWDSRGLPTVEVEVETTGGARGRGIAPAGASTGRREAIELRDGGSRLGGKDVSQAVGLVRSLVEPALLGLDVADQAGIDAVLDGLDADPQRANIGGNTTTATSLAVLNAAAAVRGIPSWQVLNAAPSHIPRPQIQIMGGGAHAAHRTAVQDFMAYPLSATSIGDALADVAEVYRAVGEVMARRGPKHGVADEGGHWPDVSGTEDALDVLVAGIELAGMKPGVDMGISLDIAASQFHTAGGYRVGEESYSSAEWIEKLLTICRSYPVITLEDPADEDDPAGMRLAVAGDAAVIVGDDYLVTSADRVRRAADAREVDSVLIKVNQVGTVSGGAAAVAAAREKGLSAIVSARSGETEDVAVAHLSTGWSADIVKVGSITRSERTAKWNELIRIDEALGGLPLAPVVTRAR from the coding sequence ATGAGTGGCATGATCACGGCGGTTCACGGCCGCCGGGTGTGGGATTCCCGCGGACTCCCGACCGTCGAGGTCGAGGTCGAGACCACGGGTGGCGCACGCGGCAGGGGCATCGCCCCGGCCGGCGCGTCGACGGGGCGCCGTGAGGCGATCGAGCTGCGCGACGGGGGCAGTCGCCTCGGCGGCAAGGACGTCTCCCAGGCCGTCGGCCTCGTGCGTTCGCTCGTCGAGCCGGCGCTGCTGGGTCTGGATGTCGCGGACCAGGCGGGAATCGACGCCGTCCTCGACGGGCTCGACGCCGATCCGCAGCGCGCGAACATCGGCGGCAACACCACGACGGCCACCTCGCTCGCCGTGCTCAACGCTGCGGCTGCCGTGCGCGGCATCCCGAGCTGGCAGGTGTTGAACGCGGCTCCGAGCCACATTCCGCGCCCGCAGATCCAGATCATGGGCGGCGGGGCGCATGCGGCACACCGCACGGCGGTGCAGGACTTCATGGCCTACCCGCTCTCCGCAACTTCGATCGGCGATGCGCTCGCCGACGTCGCCGAGGTCTACCGCGCCGTCGGCGAGGTCATGGCCAGGCGCGGTCCGAAGCACGGTGTGGCCGACGAGGGCGGGCACTGGCCAGACGTCAGCGGCACGGAGGACGCCCTCGACGTGCTCGTTGCCGGCATTGAGCTGGCGGGCATGAAGCCGGGCGTCGACATGGGTATCTCGCTCGACATCGCCGCCAGCCAGTTCCACACCGCAGGCGGCTACCGCGTCGGCGAGGAGAGCTACTCGAGCGCCGAATGGATCGAGAAGCTGCTCACCATCTGCCGCAGCTACCCGGTGATCACGCTCGAGGACCCGGCCGATGAGGACGACCCGGCCGGGATGCGGCTCGCCGTCGCGGGCGACGCGGCCGTCATCGTCGGCGACGACTACCTCGTGACGAGCGCCGATCGCGTGCGCCGCGCTGCCGACGCCCGCGAGGTCGACTCCGTGCTGATCAAGGTCAACCAGGTCGGCACCGTCAGCGGGGGCGCGGCCGCCGTGGCCGCGGCGAGGGAGAAGGGGCTGAGCGCGATCGTCTCCGCACGCTCCGGCGAGACCGAGGACGTCGCGGTCGCACATCTCTCCACCGGCTGGTCGGCCGACATCGTCAAGGTCGGCTCGATCACCCGCAGTGAGCGCACGGCGAAGTGGAACGAGCTGATCCGCATCGACGAGGCGCTCGGCGGCCTGCCGCTCGCCCCGGTGGTGACGCGCGCTCGCTGA
- a CDS encoding SDR family NAD(P)-dependent oxidoreductase has translation MTTTQRHDGRVVIVTGGSAGIGRGAAEVFAAEGARVVVHGLTEDNVREAVDAIVAAGGIAVGIHGDVAEEDTHRRAVELALKEYGRIDHLVTSAGIQTYGDAATTSPADLDRVYAVNVRGVFLAVHAAIEEIRKNHGTVTLISSVQGVATQNNVVGYTMTKGALNAMARALAVDEAAYGVRVNALLPGSVDTPMLRTSAAEWSDGTPEGIEQTIATWGTSHALGRVGQPREIGAVCSFLASNEASFVTGAEIRVDGGLLARIAAALPVKD, from the coding sequence ATGACTACGACACAGCGACACGACGGACGCGTCGTGATTGTGACCGGCGGATCGGCCGGGATCGGCCGGGGAGCTGCTGAGGTGTTTGCAGCCGAGGGCGCCCGCGTCGTCGTCCACGGGCTCACAGAGGACAACGTGCGGGAGGCCGTCGACGCCATCGTCGCGGCCGGCGGCATCGCGGTCGGCATCCACGGCGACGTCGCGGAGGAGGACACCCACCGCCGGGCCGTCGAGCTCGCGCTGAAGGAGTACGGTCGGATCGACCACCTCGTCACCTCGGCCGGAATCCAGACCTATGGCGACGCCGCGACCACGAGCCCGGCAGACCTCGACCGCGTCTACGCCGTCAACGTGCGCGGCGTCTTCCTGGCCGTGCACGCCGCGATCGAGGAGATCCGCAAGAACCACGGAACGGTCACGCTGATCTCCTCGGTGCAGGGCGTCGCCACCCAGAACAACGTCGTCGGTTACACGATGACCAAGGGCGCGCTGAACGCGATGGCCAGGGCGCTCGCCGTCGACGAGGCCGCGTACGGTGTGCGGGTGAACGCCCTCCTGCCCGGTTCGGTCGACACGCCCATGCTCCGCACCTCGGCCGCTGAGTGGTCTGACGGCACCCCGGAGGGGATCGAGCAGACGATCGCGACCTGGGGTACATCCCACGCGCTCGGACGCGTCGGGCAGCCCCGCGAGATCGGGGCGGTGTGCTCCTTCCTCGCCAGCAACGAGGCGAGCTTCGTCACGGGCGCGGAGATTCGCGTGGACGGTGGCCTGCTCGCCCGCATCGCGGCCGCGCTGCCCGTCAAGGACTGA
- a CDS encoding ATP-dependent Clp protease ATP-binding subunit, translating into MQPGQQPPQEDAKSALEQYGVDLTAIAASGKLDPVIGRDAEIRRLSQVLTRRTKNNPVLIGEPGVGKTAVVEGLAQRIVAGDVADSLKGKRLVSLDLSALVAGAMYRGQFEERLKSVLKEINESDGEIITFVDELHTLMGAGGGEGSVAASNMLKPMLARGELRLIGATTLNEYREFIEKDAALERRFQQVFVGEPSVEDTVAILRGLKGAYEAHHGVTISDGALVAAASLSNRYITSRQLPDKAIDLVDEAMSRLKMEIDSSPVEIDQLQRQVARMKIEELALKKEKDDASKERLTKLREELAEKSAELGVLEARWAREKASLTAVGDLKKQLDEATRARDRAMREADYTEASKLEYTTIKQLQERLAAAEQAENDPIEDRMVNEEVTEEDIAAVIAAWTGIPVGRLLQGETEKLLHLENELGKRLIGQKKAVAAVSDAVRRTRAGISDPDRPTGSFLFLGPTGVGKTELAKALAEFLFDDEKAMIRIDMSEYGEKHTVSRLVGAPPGYVGYEQGGQLTEAVRRRPYSVILLDEVEKAHPEVFDVLLQVLDDGRLTDGQGRTVDFRNVILILTSNLGSHFLVDPSLTWNEKETAVQQLVRQAFKPEFVNRLDDIVVFSALSQEELGEIVELYIDRLSKRLASRRLTLAVTPDARRWLAERGYDPIYGARPLRRLMQHEIDDRLANALLGGAVRDGDLVRVDLAADGDSLTVGSTV; encoded by the coding sequence ATGCAGCCAGGCCAACAGCCACCCCAGGAAGACGCCAAGAGCGCCCTCGAACAGTACGGCGTTGACCTGACCGCGATCGCGGCGAGCGGCAAGCTCGACCCCGTGATCGGGCGGGACGCCGAGATCCGCCGGCTCAGCCAGGTGCTGACCCGGCGCACCAAGAACAATCCCGTGCTCATCGGTGAACCGGGCGTCGGCAAGACCGCCGTCGTCGAGGGCCTCGCCCAGCGCATCGTCGCCGGCGACGTCGCCGACTCGCTCAAGGGCAAGCGACTCGTCTCGCTCGACCTCAGCGCGCTCGTGGCCGGCGCCATGTACCGCGGCCAGTTCGAGGAGCGGCTGAAGAGTGTGCTCAAGGAGATCAACGAGTCCGACGGTGAGATCATCACCTTCGTCGACGAGCTGCACACCCTGATGGGTGCAGGCGGCGGCGAGGGCTCGGTCGCGGCCTCCAACATGCTCAAGCCGATGCTCGCCCGCGGTGAGCTGCGCCTGATCGGCGCGACCACGCTCAACGAGTACCGCGAGTTCATCGAGAAGGATGCCGCCCTCGAACGCCGCTTCCAGCAGGTGTTCGTCGGCGAGCCGAGTGTCGAAGACACCGTGGCGATCCTCCGCGGGCTGAAGGGTGCGTACGAGGCGCACCACGGAGTGACGATCAGCGACGGCGCACTCGTTGCCGCGGCATCCCTCAGCAACCGGTACATCACCTCGCGCCAGCTTCCAGACAAGGCGATCGACCTCGTCGACGAGGCGATGAGCCGACTCAAGATGGAGATCGACTCCTCCCCGGTTGAGATCGACCAGCTGCAGCGCCAGGTCGCGCGGATGAAGATCGAGGAGCTCGCCCTCAAGAAGGAGAAGGACGACGCCTCAAAGGAGCGCCTGACCAAGCTGCGCGAGGAACTCGCGGAGAAGAGTGCGGAGCTGGGCGTGCTCGAGGCCAGGTGGGCCCGCGAGAAGGCATCGCTGACGGCCGTCGGTGACCTCAAGAAGCAACTCGACGAGGCCACCCGCGCCCGTGACCGTGCGATGCGCGAGGCCGACTACACCGAGGCGTCCAAGCTCGAGTACACGACGATCAAGCAGCTGCAGGAGCGGCTGGCGGCAGCGGAGCAGGCCGAGAACGACCCGATCGAAGACCGCATGGTCAACGAGGAGGTCACCGAGGAAGACATCGCAGCGGTCATCGCCGCGTGGACTGGAATCCCCGTCGGCCGCCTGCTGCAGGGCGAGACCGAGAAGCTGCTGCACCTCGAGAACGAGCTCGGCAAGCGCCTGATCGGCCAGAAGAAGGCCGTCGCCGCGGTGTCGGATGCCGTGCGCCGAACGCGTGCCGGAATCTCCGACCCCGACCGTCCAACCGGCTCGTTCCTGTTCCTCGGCCCGACCGGCGTCGGCAAGACGGAGCTCGCCAAGGCTTTGGCCGAGTTCCTCTTCGACGACGAGAAGGCGATGATCCGCATCGACATGTCCGAGTACGGCGAGAAGCACACCGTTTCGCGTCTCGTCGGCGCCCCTCCCGGCTACGTCGGCTACGAGCAGGGTGGACAGCTGACGGAGGCCGTGCGGCGGCGCCCGTACTCGGTGATCCTGCTCGACGAGGTCGAGAAGGCGCACCCGGAGGTCTTCGACGTGCTGCTGCAGGTGCTCGACGACGGTCGGCTCACCGACGGTCAGGGCCGCACGGTCGACTTCCGCAACGTCATCCTGATTCTCACCTCGAACCTCGGTTCGCACTTCCTCGTTGACCCGTCGTTGACCTGGAACGAGAAGGAGACGGCGGTGCAGCAGTTGGTGCGCCAGGCCTTCAAGCCCGAGTTCGTCAACCGACTCGACGACATCGTCGTGTTCTCGGCGCTCTCGCAGGAGGAGCTCGGCGAGATCGTTGAGCTCTACATCGACCGACTGTCGAAGCGGCTCGCCAGCCGCAGGCTCACGCTGGCGGTGACGCCGGACGCCAGGCGCTGGCTGGCCGAACGTGGCTACGACCCGATCTACGGGGCGCGACCGCTGCGGCGGCTCATGCAGCACGAGATCGACGACCGGCTCGCGAACGCGCTGCTCGGCGGCGCCGTGCGAGACGGCGACCTCGTGCGGGTCGACCTCGCGGCGGACGGCGACAGCCTCACCGTCGGCTCTACGGTATAG
- a CDS encoding phosphotransferase family protein, whose product MTESAAPEPELVELLERMALVEPGETVQAEALTGGVSSDIWLVRSEAGSFVVKRARARLKVAAEWHAPIDRGAAEEAWLTFVAGAVPGCVPRVLAVDEESFAIALEYLDAAEYRNWKVELMAGRVDVGVAAALGSTLGRIHAVSASTPGLPAQFANQDLFESLRIEPYLLRTVEAVPEAAAALDAVIAGLREPGRALVHGDLSPKNILVGAGPVILDAECATWGDPAFDAAFCLTHLALKQVHLPEHAAELRLAAEAFERAYLDEVVWEDAAETRERIARILPALALARVAGASPAEYLDDAERARIRASAVLALNTGRALGDVLGEQAGETMTGVRQ is encoded by the coding sequence ATGACGGAATCGGCCGCGCCAGAGCCTGAGCTCGTCGAACTGCTCGAGCGCATGGCGCTGGTGGAGCCCGGTGAAACGGTTCAGGCCGAAGCGCTGACCGGCGGAGTCTCGTCCGACATCTGGCTGGTGCGGAGTGAAGCTGGCTCGTTCGTCGTCAAACGCGCCAGGGCGCGGTTGAAGGTCGCGGCCGAATGGCACGCGCCCATCGACCGCGGTGCAGCGGAGGAGGCGTGGCTGACGTTCGTCGCCGGCGCGGTTCCCGGTTGCGTGCCCCGGGTGCTCGCCGTCGACGAGGAGAGCTTCGCCATCGCGCTCGAGTACCTGGATGCCGCGGAGTATCGCAACTGGAAGGTCGAGCTGATGGCCGGCCGCGTCGACGTCGGCGTCGCGGCCGCCCTCGGCAGCACGCTCGGGCGGATCCATGCCGTGAGCGCCAGCACGCCGGGGCTGCCAGCACAGTTCGCGAACCAGGATCTGTTCGAGTCGCTGCGCATCGAGCCCTATCTGTTGCGCACCGTCGAGGCGGTTCCGGAGGCGGCTGCGGCTCTGGATGCCGTGATCGCCGGCCTGCGCGAGCCGGGCCGTGCCCTCGTGCACGGCGATCTGAGCCCGAAGAACATCCTGGTCGGGGCTGGGCCCGTGATCCTCGACGCGGAGTGCGCGACGTGGGGGGACCCGGCATTCGATGCCGCGTTCTGCCTCACCCACCTCGCGCTGAAGCAGGTGCACCTCCCCGAGCACGCGGCGGAGCTGCGCCTGGCCGCCGAGGCCTTCGAACGGGCGTACCTCGACGAGGTCGTCTGGGAGGACGCGGCAGAGACGCGGGAACGGATCGCGCGCATCCTGCCGGCGCTGGCGTTGGCCAGGGTGGCCGGCGCCTCGCCGGCCGAGTACCTCGACGACGCCGAGCGCGCGCGGATTCGAGCAAGTGCGGTGCTGGCCCTCAACACGGGGCGGGCACTGGGAGATGTGTTGGGCGAACAGGCTGGAGAGACAATGACTGGAGTGCGGCAATGA